A stretch of the Lolium perenne isolate Kyuss_39 chromosome 3, Kyuss_2.0, whole genome shotgun sequence genome encodes the following:
- the LOC127345021 gene encoding uncharacterized protein: MQHELASRAPIFVQNENLPIFRGVDGKKAGAARGPAARAGRRERRALGDLSKAGKAPPAGAGGKGAAAGAAESVHGSKGVAKPSRLSDEDWMKCCEWAKDGIETASFTGNDVQRLMADQQKERIRKKVDKAMGTFQVSMESIYDIDVPSKISMADRDDETKLDLDPEFLPSMTHLSSRLGEHHDNYLLSDLEFEHELFADRHFDLKLKDDYENDCSSMSTILLH; the protein is encoded by the exons ATGCAGCACGAATTGGCTTCGCGGGCTCCAATCTTCGTGCAAAACGAGAACTTGCCGATCTTTCGAG GCGTTGATGGCAAGAAAGCGGGGGCCGCGCGCGGGCCTGCGGCCAGGGCGGGGCGGCGAGAACGGAGGGCCCTAGGAGATCTGAGTAAAGCCGGGAAAGCTCCGCCGGCCGGTGCCGGAGGGAAGGGTGCAGCAGCAGGAGCAGCGGAGAGTGTGCATGGTTCAAAGGGCGTGGCGAAACCCAGCCGTCTGAGTGATGAGGATTGGATGAAGTGCTGCGAGTGGGCTAAGGATGGAATTGAAACTGCAAGCTTCACTGGAAATGATGTGCAGAGACTGATGGCAGATCAGCAAAAAGAGC GCATACGGAAGAAGGTGGATAAGGCAATGGGCACTTTCCAGGTTTCTATGGAAAGTATTTATGACATCGATGTACCATCGAAG ATATCCATGGCCGACCGAGATGATGAAACAAAACTTGATCTGGATCCTGAGTTTCTTCCTTCGATGACACACTTAAGCTCAAGACTAG GTGAACATCATGACAACTATCTCCTTTCTGACCTGGAATTTGAGCACGAACTATTTGCTGATCGCCATTTCGATCTGAAGCTCAAAGATGACTACGAAAATGATTGTTCTTCTATGTCGACAATATTACTTCATTGA
- the LOC127345020 gene encoding uncharacterized protein, whose protein sequence is MRRIGHGKAQQRLVTNLIWTSLQLVQTISFENAETTRFWSDCWLNGQAPRHIAPLFHPLASRKNLMVKETLIGSRWMRGLHRLVSEAKLDQFLNLRTAIQSVHLTENTLRIEIRLFGTLQLTRNIRLALPKTSSSLACSSSRTLRFPWEIRAEGKAKFYFCLLLLSRNWTADRLLARGWPHNDVCCLCDQHPETANHLALYCPYAKEVCMQFQGSHQDVVQLIDAATAIHNWWVRARRTKPDDQQRKNISLLVYVCWDIWKEHGRRIFQQESKPAHVATSMVRADFDLLELAYDRVGIVTNMLVRA, encoded by the coding sequence ATGAGGAGGATCGGCCATGGAAAGGCACAGCAACGCCTTGTGACCAATCTGATATGGACCTCTTTGCAGCTTGTACAAACTATCTCTTTTGAGAATGCTGAGACCACGAGGTTTTGGTCTGATTGTTGGCTCAATGGACAGGCTCCACGCCACATCGCACCTCTCTTCCACCCATTGGCTTCGAGGAAGAATCTGATGGTCAAGGAGACCCTCATAGGCAGCCGATGGATGAGAGGGCTGCACCGGCTGGTCAGTGAAGCTAAGCTTGATCAGTTTCTGAACCTTCGGACTGCTATTCAGAGCGTGCATCTCACTGAGAATACACTGAGAATAGAGATACGATTATTTGGAACCTTACAACTGACAAGAAACATTCGGCTTGCTCTGCCTAAAACGTCCAGTTCATTGGCATGCTCAAGCAGCCGCACCTTGAGATTTCCCTGGGAGATAAGAGCAGAGGGAAAAGCCAAGTTCTATTTCTGTCTGCTGCTACTAAGTAGGAACTGGACTGCGGATCGTCTGCTGGCAAGAGGATGGCCTCACAATGATGTGTGTTGCCTTTGTGATCAGCATCCTGAAACGGCGAACCACCTAGCCTTGTACTGTCCTTACGCCAAGGAGGTGTGCATGCAGTTCCAAGGGTCACACCAAGATGTTGTTCAGCTAATTGATGCAGCCACGGCGATCCACAACTGGTGGgtgagggccagaagaacaaaacCTGATGATCAGCAGAGGAAGAACATCTCACTTTTGGTATATGTATGTTGGGATATCTGGAAAGAGCACGGAAGAAGAATTTTTCAGCAAGAGTCGAAGCCGGCGCATGTCGCCACGAGTATGGTCAGAGCTGACTTTGATCTCCTGGAGTTAGCCTATGATAGAGTCGGTATAGTCACAAATATGCTAGTACGGGCCTGA